A single Ignavibacteriales bacterium DNA region contains:
- a CDS encoding FIST C-terminal domain-containing protein translates to MKIEQKRWTALRGWQTISEPLSDSAAQLVLVFGGRAQLENSDRFFEIKKMYPHARILLNTTSGEILDTRVTDDTLALTAVYFQKTSLHFSSVTMSECGDSHIAGLKLAEKLPADGLVHVFVISDGQMVNGTELINGMTAKLPPQVAITGGLAGDGANFSKTLVGIDAPPSEGNLVAVGFYGSHLKVGYGSFGGWDPFGPERLITKAEKNILYELDNHSALELYKLYLGDKADGLPGTALLFPLSIRTPDGSEAIVRTVLNISEEDQSMTFAGNMPKGTYARLMRANFDRLIEGATKAASISREPLGASEPELAILISCVGRKLVLDRQIEKEVDSVRSIFGRKTKLTGFYSYGEISPGFHAGRCELHNQTMTITTFREE, encoded by the coding sequence ATGAAAATTGAACAAAAGAGATGGACGGCCCTCCGTGGCTGGCAGACTATCTCTGAGCCGCTTTCTGATTCAGCCGCGCAACTGGTTCTGGTTTTTGGAGGCAGGGCACAGCTGGAAAATAGTGATAGATTTTTTGAGATTAAAAAAATGTATCCGCACGCAAGAATTCTGCTCAACACTACTTCCGGGGAGATTCTTGATACCCGTGTAACGGACGACACCCTTGCCCTGACCGCAGTATACTTCCAGAAAACAAGCCTGCATTTTTCATCCGTGACCATGTCAGAGTGTGGAGACAGCCATATTGCCGGTCTCAAACTGGCAGAAAAACTCCCCGCTGACGGACTCGTTCATGTTTTTGTAATCTCTGACGGCCAGATGGTCAATGGCACTGAACTTATTAATGGGATGACCGCAAAACTTCCCCCGCAGGTTGCTATTACCGGCGGACTTGCCGGGGACGGAGCCAACTTCAGTAAAACTCTTGTTGGAATTGATGCCCCTCCCTCTGAGGGAAATCTTGTTGCTGTTGGATTTTACGGGAGTCATTTAAAGGTTGGTTACGGTTCCTTCGGAGGATGGGACCCATTCGGTCCGGAGAGGCTGATCACCAAAGCAGAAAAAAACATTCTGTATGAACTTGATAATCACTCCGCCCTTGAGCTCTATAAACTCTATCTTGGCGATAAAGCCGATGGGTTACCGGGCACAGCTCTGCTTTTTCCGCTCAGCATCAGAACACCCGATGGAAGTGAAGCAATAGTACGCACGGTACTAAATATATCAGAAGAAGATCAGAGCATGACCTTTGCAGGCAATATGCCAAAAGGAACTTATGCCCGTCTGATGAGAGCGAATTTTGACCGGCTTATTGAAGGAGCGACCAAAGCCGCTTCTATAAGCCGGGAACCGCTTGGCGCATCAGAGCCGGAGCTTGCAATCCTGATAAGCTGTGTTGGGCGTAAACTGGTGCTTGACCGTCAGATTGAAAAAGAAGTTGACAGCGTCAGGAGCATCTTTGGAAGAAAGACAAAACTGACCGGATTTTATTCCTATGGTGAAATCTCCCCCGGATTTCACGCCGGCAGATGTGAACTTCACAATCAGACTATGACCATTACCACTTTTCGCGAGGAGTAA
- a CDS encoding type II toxin-antitoxin system VapC family toxin, which yields MSFLADSNIIIYAIIGKHNAAIEFISETFPSVSVITKMEVLGYHNLDRTQFDEFLNFFKIINVIPLTNPIVNKTIEIRKYRKIKLADAIIEQLLLLAI from the coding sequence GTGAGTTTTTTAGCGGACAGTAACATTATTATTTATGCAATTATAGGGAAGCACAATGCCGCAATAGAATTTATCTCTGAGACCTTTCCAAGTGTTTCAGTTATCACCAAAATGGAAGTGTTAGGGTATCATAATTTAGATAGAACCCAGTTTGACGAGTTTCTGAACTTCTTTAAAATTATAAATGTAATTCCTCTTACCAACCCAATCGTCAATAAAACTATAGAAATCAGAAAGTACAGAAAGATAAAACTTGCTGATGCCATTATTGAGCAACTGCTATTGTTAGCAATCTGA
- a CDS encoding amidohydrolase family protein, producing MNTRLLCFFFAIFYGLQISVSAQSIYPVNGPTDVRDVTYALVNGQVISSWDSAPQKATLLIKNGKILNVGASVSVPADAVIIDCSGRIIYPAFIDIYSGYGLPAPVRQPPTSNRPKYERTSDKQSYWNEAIRSSFSGVSSFTVKEKEAEELRTLGFGAALPVYKDGIVRGTFPIVLLGSGHEVENILQPEAVTGYSFNKGTSLQANPNSLIGAIALMRQFFYDADWYQKSGTKEYYQSLDIYNKTKSLPRFFEAEGWQNSLRIKKIADEFKMQFVIKGGGNEYQRIDEIKKTGFSYILPLNFPASFEVSNQFDADLIPFSALKHWELAAFNPARFAEKNIPFAFTLDGLKDKKEFRKNLLKAIQYGLTPAQALRALTETPAKLIQAENMLGAVKQGYIANLIITDGDLFDENASMLETWVSGKRYRHAEIPEQEIRGTYRLSYLNNELTAEIKGKPGKPEVKLIGTSLSTKAALNSQLVTIRFTNAKGDTVYTLSGTFTGAKTLSGTGTDAGGNTFTWKAARTSDFVFTPSPVKPKPETGSIIYPFEAYGKKELPTGSGSLLIKNATIWTNEKEGILEQSDILVENGLISKTGKNLTASSGVPVINANGKHVTPGIVDEHSHIAITAGVNEGTQSSSAEVRIEDAVNPEDINIYRQLSGGVTTIQQLHGSSNQVGGQSSIIKLRWGSTADGLKFKDAPKFIKFALGENVKQSNWGDNSNERYPQTRMGVEQYYFDLFTRAREYAAKKKTGGITFRVDLDLETINEILEGKRNITCHSYVQSEINMLLHVADSMGFKVNTFTHILEGYKVADKMKQHGASASSFSDWWAYKFEVYEAIPHNGAIMHQAGLNVGFNSDDAEMARRLNQEAAKAIKYGSISEEDALKFVTLNPAKMLKLDHKIGSIKVGKDADLVIWNGHPLSVASRAEKTIIDGVVYFDRELNNKSADDVRAERNRIILKMQTAQKSGEPAVKPEIKKEMHYECETLLDDYTAEGGF from the coding sequence ATGAATACCCGGCTTTTATGCTTCTTTTTTGCGATTTTCTACGGATTGCAGATTTCTGTATCCGCGCAATCAATCTACCCGGTAAACGGACCTACAGACGTCAGGGACGTGACTTATGCACTGGTGAACGGTCAGGTGATTTCTTCCTGGGATTCTGCCCCACAGAAGGCAACTCTTCTCATAAAAAACGGCAAAATACTGAATGTCGGGGCTTCAGTTTCAGTGCCGGCAGATGCGGTCATCATTGACTGTTCTGGCCGTATTATTTATCCGGCCTTTATTGATATCTATTCCGGCTACGGACTACCCGCTCCCGTAAGGCAGCCGCCGACATCCAACCGTCCTAAATACGAAAGAACTTCAGACAAACAAAGCTACTGGAATGAGGCAATCCGTTCTTCATTCTCAGGAGTCAGTTCATTTACCGTTAAAGAAAAAGAAGCAGAGGAACTGAGAACTCTGGGTTTTGGAGCCGCTCTTCCGGTTTATAAAGATGGTATCGTAAGAGGTACCTTTCCAATTGTTCTGCTCGGTTCAGGGCATGAAGTTGAGAATATCCTGCAACCGGAGGCAGTTACCGGGTACTCTTTTAATAAGGGCACTTCTCTTCAGGCAAATCCAAACTCACTCATTGGCGCCATAGCCCTTATGCGTCAGTTTTTTTATGATGCTGATTGGTATCAGAAGTCAGGCACAAAAGAATATTACCAGTCGCTGGATATATATAATAAAACAAAATCACTCCCCCGCTTCTTTGAGGCGGAAGGTTGGCAGAATTCACTCCGCATCAAAAAGATTGCCGATGAATTCAAAATGCAGTTCGTGATAAAAGGCGGCGGTAATGAATATCAGCGGATTGATGAAATAAAGAAAACAGGTTTCTCCTATATCCTGCCTCTAAACTTCCCGGCATCCTTTGAGGTTTCTAATCAGTTTGACGCTGATCTCATTCCTTTCTCAGCGTTAAAGCATTGGGAACTTGCTGCCTTTAACCCGGCACGCTTTGCGGAAAAGAATATTCCGTTTGCCTTTACTCTTGACGGTTTAAAGGATAAAAAAGAATTCAGAAAGAATCTGCTTAAAGCAATTCAGTATGGACTCACCCCGGCTCAGGCGCTGCGTGCTCTTACTGAAACTCCGGCAAAACTTATTCAGGCAGAAAACATGCTCGGTGCAGTAAAACAGGGATATATTGCCAATCTGATAATAACAGACGGTGATTTATTTGATGAAAATGCTTCGATGCTTGAAACGTGGGTCTCAGGCAAGCGTTATCGTCATGCGGAAATTCCCGAACAGGAAATCCGCGGCACCTACCGGCTCAGTTATCTGAATAATGAACTCACAGCAGAAATAAAAGGCAAGCCAGGCAAGCCGGAAGTAAAACTTATCGGAACTTCGCTAAGCACAAAAGCTGCATTAAATTCTCAGCTTGTGACAATTCGCTTCACCAATGCAAAAGGAGATACAGTATATACGCTTTCCGGAACTTTTACCGGCGCCAAAACGCTGAGCGGGACTGGCACGGATGCAGGCGGCAATACCTTCACCTGGAAAGCAGCGCGAACCTCAGACTTTGTTTTCACACCATCGCCTGTTAAACCAAAACCCGAAACCGGCTCTATTATTTATCCGTTTGAAGCATACGGTAAAAAAGAGTTGCCGACTGGCTCAGGGTCATTGCTTATAAAGAATGCAACCATCTGGACAAATGAAAAGGAAGGAATTCTTGAACAAAGTGATATTCTGGTTGAAAACGGACTCATCAGTAAAACAGGTAAAAATCTTACCGCTTCCTCAGGTGTTCCTGTAATTAATGCAAACGGAAAACATGTAACTCCGGGAATCGTTGATGAACATTCACATATTGCTATTACCGCGGGTGTTAATGAAGGCACTCAGTCTTCAAGCGCGGAAGTTAGAATTGAAGATGCAGTGAACCCTGAGGACATTAATATATACCGCCAGCTTTCAGGCGGGGTAACTACCATACAGCAGCTTCACGGCTCTTCCAATCAGGTAGGAGGGCAGTCATCCATCATTAAACTTCGCTGGGGCAGTACTGCTGATGGTCTGAAGTTTAAGGATGCTCCTAAGTTCATCAAGTTTGCGCTTGGGGAAAATGTGAAGCAGTCAAATTGGGGTGATAACTCAAACGAAAGATATCCTCAAACCCGCATGGGTGTTGAACAGTACTATTTTGACCTCTTCACCCGTGCAAGAGAATACGCTGCAAAGAAAAAGACCGGGGGAATCACATTCCGTGTTGACCTTGACCTTGAAACTATAAATGAAATCCTTGAAGGTAAACGAAACATTACCTGTCACTCTTACGTGCAGTCTGAGATAAATATGCTCCTGCATGTGGCCGACTCTATGGGCTTTAAGGTGAATACCTTTACTCATATCTTAGAGGGATATAAAGTTGCTGATAAAATGAAACAGCATGGTGCAAGCGCTTCTTCATTTTCTGACTGGTGGGCGTATAAGTTTGAGGTATATGAAGCAATTCCGCATAATGGCGCTATCATGCATCAGGCAGGACTGAATGTCGGGTTTAACTCTGATGACGCAGAAATGGCACGCCGGCTTAATCAGGAAGCAGCCAAAGCAATTAAGTACGGAAGTATATCCGAAGAGGATGCACTGAAATTCGTCACTCTCAACCCGGCCAAGATGCTTAAACTTGACCATAAAATCGGAAGCATTAAAGTCGGCAAGGATGCAGACCTGGTTATCTGGAACGGACATCCCCTCTCAGTTGCAAGCCGGGCAGAAAAAACTATTATTGACGGAGTTGTCTATTTTGACCGTGAACTGAATAATAAATCTGCAGATGATGTAAGAGCAGAGCGAAACAGAATTATATTGAAAATGCAAACAGCACAGAAGAGCGGTGAACCCGCCGTAAAACCTGAAATTAAAAAGGAGATGCACTATGAATGCGAAACGCTCCTTGATGACTATACCGCGGAAGGAGGTTTCTGA
- a CDS encoding amidohydrolase family protein, producing the protein MKKTYIIITLLLIAVFSLNAQKPVPAVPQSEPILIKGGTAHLGDGRVIQNALIGFSGGVISLVDSLSGNADLSSYKKVIDAEGKHIYPGFIAPNTLLGLTEIEAVRATRDFTETGFFNPNVRSLIAYNTDSKILPTVRNNGVLIAESTPTGGWISGSSSLMQLDGWNWEDAVLQPDAAIQLRWMSETDFRAQEMKLQTGEGYNNYLSQVRGFFQEAAAYAKTKNPAVPNIRFEAMKGLYSGEQILLIHVNNAKDIITSVELAKQSGIKRIGIVGGAESYKVTSFLKEYTIPVLIRKIHSLPYSSSEDIDMPFKLPYILKQNGILFGFESGSEGSEVRNLPFISGTAAGYGLTFEDVVQGLTLNTAKIFGIDNRVGSLTKGKDATLFISEGNALEITGNKLTYAFIQGKKLDLRNEQTELYDRYMKKYGLDK; encoded by the coding sequence ATGAAAAAGACATATATAATCATTACTTTACTGCTCATAGCAGTATTTTCCTTGAACGCGCAAAAACCTGTTCCTGCCGTACCGCAGTCAGAACCAATCCTTATTAAAGGAGGTACCGCTCATCTCGGTGACGGAAGAGTCATTCAGAATGCACTGATAGGTTTCAGCGGAGGAGTAATTTCACTGGTTGACTCTCTTAGCGGTAATGCTGATTTATCTTCTTATAAAAAAGTGATTGATGCCGAAGGCAAACATATTTATCCTGGTTTTATTGCGCCTAACACACTACTCGGACTAACAGAGATTGAAGCTGTCCGTGCGACACGCGACTTCACAGAAACAGGATTTTTTAACCCTAACGTCCGTTCTCTGATCGCCTACAATACAGATTCTAAAATCCTCCCGACCGTTCGAAACAATGGTGTGCTGATTGCAGAGTCCACCCCCACAGGAGGATGGATTTCCGGCTCTTCTTCCCTGATGCAGCTTGACGGCTGGAACTGGGAGGATGCTGTGCTCCAACCGGATGCTGCAATTCAACTCAGGTGGATGAGTGAAACCGATTTCAGAGCTCAGGAAATGAAACTGCAGACTGGCGAAGGATATAATAATTATCTCAGCCAGGTACGTGGCTTTTTCCAGGAAGCTGCAGCGTATGCTAAAACAAAAAATCCTGCAGTACCGAATATACGTTTTGAAGCAATGAAAGGGCTTTACTCCGGCGAACAGATATTGCTTATTCATGTCAACAATGCTAAGGATATCATCACATCCGTTGAACTTGCAAAACAGTCAGGAATTAAACGCATCGGCATAGTCGGCGGCGCAGAGTCATACAAAGTGACTTCGTTCCTGAAAGAGTATACTATCCCGGTTCTCATCAGAAAGATTCACTCACTTCCCTATTCCTCATCAGAGGATATTGATATGCCTTTTAAGCTGCCGTATATACTCAAACAGAATGGCATCTTGTTTGGTTTTGAATCTGGTAGTGAGGGTTCAGAAGTGAGAAATCTGCCATTTATCTCCGGAACTGCGGCAGGGTACGGACTCACGTTCGAAGATGTAGTGCAGGGTTTAACGCTCAACACAGCCAAAATATTCGGTATTGATAACCGTGTTGGCTCTCTTACCAAAGGTAAAGACGCGACTCTGTTTATCTCTGAGGGCAATGCTCTTGAGATTACCGGTAATAAACTTACCTATGCTTTCATTCAGGGCAAAAAACTTGACCTGCGTAATGAACAGACCGAACTTTATGACCGGTATATGAAGAAATACGGACTGGATAAATAG